attttatttttaacctttttattatttatgtaataattgtttgtttgttttttttaagttaatataaaaattacgTTTGCCATTTTATACtgcattaaaattttttaaaataatttatatcattacaaaaaaacttattttttttaattatgaaaaaaattgagaaatttaagtataaaaataaaaagaagtaAAATTACGAAAAATTCTCACAAaacagaaaatataaaaaaaaaaaataattatgtataCAACAGCATTTAAATTTAcagaaacataaaaaaatatagaacgtgttctattttttttttttttctttgtataAATTTCgtaatattttctaaattattttatatatcataaaaaaataaggtttcttttttttttaaatataaatcttatttaattaatctaataatttaatgtaatattttttttttttctttaatttattaaaataatcatttacataaaaaattatgaaaaatattacattCGAAGttgtaagaaaaaaaaaaaaaaaaattaaattattgtataaaaataaatataaaattaaataaaaaagagaataaaaaagactaatattcatttaaatacAATGTACGAAAATTATGGATATTCAAATGTAATAAGCAATGATGTAAAAAGTTCATTAATTGAAGGAGAAAAACTTTCCAATAAATTTCGAAATAGAGGATTAACTAGAGACAAAAGAGCAACTATAAATTCTGTACTAGATAATAGaactttaattattttaaaaaaattaaaagataatttattaaatgaaatatacgGGGTCATTAGTTCTGGAAAAGAAGCTTATGTATTTAATTCAcacaaatatttaaataatgaggAAATTAATTCGATCaaagaaattatattaaaacaaatagacgaaaaagaaaaatgtagAGAaagtatgaaaaaaattatttgtaaaaataaaaatagcatAAATGAacaagataaaaatattgaagaaAGTGAAAGGTAtgaaaatgagaaaaatgaAGAGGATGAAGAATATGAGGAATATAGCGAAGAATGTGAAGAATATAACGAAGTAagtgaagaaaataatgaagaaagagaagaatatgaaaattgtgaaatagaaaattataaaaatgaagaaattgaaaaatataaaaattacatacataataatttatataaaataaatgatatatataataattctgaaaaaatagaagcaaataaattagaaaacATAAAATTGCAAAGTAAACCAGAAGAAACTTTtgatataataaatgaaatgagaaaaatgagttataaacataaaaaagaCAATTTAGACATTTTTGATAATAGAAAAGTAGCTATATCCTTTGctacaaaaatttataatacatCTATTttagtatttaaaaaaagatctCAATATATTGAAGGAGAATTCAGATTTAGGAATGCTTATACAAAAAATACCAACCCACGAAAAATGGTTAAACAATGGTCAGAAAAAGAATTTCGAAATTTAAGACGAATATTAATTTATGGTTTAAGATGTCCTTACCCTTTGGTTTTAAAAAGTAATGTAATTGTAATGAGTAAACTTGGAACTCTGGATGAGGCAAGTCGTAAAATGAAAGATTTAAATTTGAGTACATTAAAATGGaaagaattatatattgAATGCATTTGTATTTTAAGATTACTATTTAGTAATTGTAAACTTGTCCATGCTGATTTTTCAGAATATAatttactatatttttataatcatatttatataattgatGTTTCCCAATCAATGGAGCATGATCATCCATATTCtttagaatttttaaaaagagaCTGTTTAAATATTactaattttttcaaaaaatacaTTGGAAATATTCAAAATGATGAATCTAATGGTATGCAGTTAAATAATACTTATATTAATGAGCACAAGAAACAGTATAATATAGAAATCCCCATTAGTtcatataataatgaaatatctTATGATTATTCAAGAAATCAGgcattaaatgaaaaatcaaATGAAAGATATgataaatacataaatttaattaactCTTCAAGCGAAGATTTTTATGACAACGTACAAATTTTACCTTTGAAGAAATTATTCGATTATATTGTATCATCTTCTCTTCCTGAAGATGTATTATACTTCttagaaaatgataaaaagaaaatttctttaaatcCTTTCGAAATGATATATCTTCAAATTTTTggcttattaaaaaataccACTCCAATACCTAAActaaacttaaaaaaaataaaaaaaaatagaatttattttgaaaaattaaaaagagctACATGTTACTATGTAACAAAATTTTCTTCTCAAAAGCGTTTTTGTCAAAAAAACTCTGATAGAGAACAAGTAGAAgaacaaatttttttaaattcatggATCCCttcatatttaaatgaaataaaagatatcAGAACTATCgaaaaagatttaaaattattaaaaaaagggAAATCAATAGCCAATAATTTCATTTCAAACAATTATGATAAGACAGATgatttctataaaaaaaataattatattgaaaataattatgataacACACACAACTGTGATagtgaaattaataaaaataacctTTTGAGAAAAATTGAtttagatgaaaaaaatgaagagtTAAATTCACAAAGGAGACAAAAATTAGATATTGAAAAAAGAGAGATTGATGAAATGGAGTATGAGAAAAAAAAcgaagaagaaaattttactgaattaaatgaaaaaaaattgtctatttcctttgaaaaaaattcagaTCATGATTTGTCAGATTCATGTAAATCTTCTATATCAAGTAATTATAATTCTTGTTCATACAGTGAGCAAGAacaagaaaaatttaaaggaATTATACCTGAAGGTATTACAAGAAAAGAATGGAGTAAATTGGTAAAAGAACAAAAcagagaaaaaagaaaacataaaataCCTAAAtatcagaaaaaaaagaagaaaaaaaaatctcatttaaaaaagaaaaaataatacatcaattattatatagaaaatttaagtaaaaagaaaaaaaaaaaatatatatatatatatatcaataatagtatcattattaaatttataaatttttcacTATTGTAAATTTGTCCTATTCATTTTCAaggtatataaaaattaagaaaattcTTTTcttataaacaaaaaaagcaaaaaaaacgcaataagaaaaaaaaatggggAAAAATAAagcttttaaaaaatatataaagagcATACATAGGATAAAATTTTAACAGAagttacaatttttttttttatatggtaaaaaaaaatgaaaaatttgcTTTAATTGTTTACATTAATATAAGAATATGTaggatattataaattttcctatttttataagtatttatatttattaattttatgtattattattaatatgatGATTTACTTTcctttaaatattaaattactccatatattaataataattgtgtagtataaatattatttaatgttaTATAACACCTTACACATAAGTTTGTTTTTTATGccattaataatttaataatacaGTTTAAAGAATCTTCTTTAAGATGCtagataaataatataagtataaatatttataagaaACATCTTAAAAAAGAGACTACTGTAAATATAtagataatatattattaatctatttattacaattacataaaaatttaaatatacataCATGCATATATGTACTCATAATACGTCCTTACAAGAAAATCATCCTATGTTTACTTATTTAAGATGTACAGTCTTTtctattattactattattaaataaaaatccaaacatttaattaaaatttttacaaacaaaatttcatttgatttttattttgatcatgatattatatattttttggcATACTTctgtaatttttattttaattatatattactatttgtcttattatttataaagatactttttcttttagatattttttttattctttaatattttaatttttttttttttaaagaattaagATGGAACTTTTTCTCGttattaaactttttttttaatatatatttaatttttaaaaaaatttggaAATAaactctttttctttttttaaatatgttaaCTCTAGaatattctttaattttcttttagtaaaaatctatatataataatttttttaatattttatctcTTTTGTACACAATTTTTTAGCTCATAAGTTGTATTTTATGAGTAGTGtttgttttaatttaaaagagaaaaaaaacataaattaaGTCTTCATATGGGAACAGTAATTTAAAGGAGCAATACGTATACCTATATAAgtatttgaaatatttttatttttgtcgttacttatatttatatatataagtattGCATACATTTTTAGTACTCATTTTCGTTCCCCCCCTTTTTTTGCACATTTGCACaaatttagtaaaaaaaaaaaaaataataaagtatgaaatcataaaatattttagtatTTCAAGGATTCTTAATGATAAATAAACTTTTGCAAGCattgttaaaaaaatgttaaatcattaactatttttttcatgTTCCTATCtttgttttgtttttttttttttatcttcctattttattcaatataagagaatgaaaaagaaaattataaacaaataacttttttttttaattacgaatattaaatcatttttaacttttcattttttatatatcttttttttatattgaaaGTTCCgatatcatttaaaaaaaaatgtctcaaacttgtattttttataaattctaAAAAAGAATGAACTTTTGTGatgtaataaatttataatctcaatgaatacaaataattttttatatttaaacattatattttataccGTTAGAAATATTTCAACTTTagtttttgtatttttttttttacaatatgTAGTTTCCAATTAGTAACTCAAAAGGAGTATGTCATAGGCAAAGAACTACAGAATACGTTaaagtataataaaaaaaaataataataaatgaatgaataaaaaaaagtaattcaTCCTTCATATTAATATGACTATATAAtgttctatttttttcatctatttTAGGAAAATAATGGAAtaactaaattttttttaaaagatttaataaaagaatcATCACTAAAAAACAATGATATTGCATCAAATCAAGTgcaaaataatgaaaataattttcaacAAAATGTAAGCAaatttaaacattttttttctcttggataaaaaacaaataaaaaatatgtatttcattttaatttaaactGCAATAGGATAAAAATCAATCTTTTAATGTTTCTTATATATGGGAAACTGACACCATAAGTGGACTAAggtaaatatatgtaatgaTATTTGATATAATATTAGAAACATATAAATAGTtacaaatgtattttttttattttttaggttcattaatgttttaaataagaaagataaaaaaaaattagggTTTCAatgtaaattaaaataaaaatatcacaaaaaaaaatatatataaagattttatcttaaaacatatatataaatatattttttttaaaaggtaTTTATTGCAGAGATAAACagctttttaaaaaaaaaagtagtgTATTATATCATATGGTTACATTTAACCATGGCTTAAAAACAAGTGTTATAGAAGAATTAAAGGTtccttttaataattattattatttcttaatatttttttttttaaacttctTTTTTGTATTTCTGATTTTTCATATCCTATGTAAATTAGGAAAATAGTTACAATTCATTGtttatttaaatgtttttttattacaaaaaaaaaaaaaatcatcaatatttttattcatatttaaataaattttaacttttgcaatatatttttataattttacatttttctttacatacatttttaattaaatgtaaatatatgtattttttctttttttatttgataataGATTAATGAGAGAAATTCGGACGATAGACTAGATTTTATCAATAATTTCAACGTAGAAAAACCTATAacgaaaaaaaaggaaaatgaaGTTCAAAAAGAATCTGTGAatgattataatttaattaaacttGAGATAGAATTTGTCTCaactttaaatttattaacaCATGAAGAATTAAAGACACtatttcttttgtttttcCCTGAAGATTTATTGTCAGTTAAtgaatatatgaataaagaaaatattattgaaaattttttattaaatataaattcaatttcaaaaaaatattctggAACTATTAAAGAGAGTACATTTAATAAGAATACATATAATAAGATAGtttacataaataattttattttaaataactatttttaattattaaaacaacctttttttttttcagcaTATAATTCGCATATCCTTAATAAAGACGTAAATCACATTACACTAAATGAATATttgaatgaattaaaaaacacAGCAAAAGcagaatataatataaaatgtgATAAAAGTATCGGAAGTCAAGTTATCATTAATGAATTAATGAAttgtgaaaataaaatttacgAAGAAAAGGACACTTATGAAggagataaaaaaattgtatcaGAGTCAGGAacagaaaatgaaaatgtagCAACCaaagatatagaaaaaagtaaaaaagtaataccagaagaaaataaaaaagaaataatagaagataataaaaaagaaataatagaagataataaaaaagaaataatagaagataataaaaaagaaataatagaagataataaaaaagaaataatagaaaataaaaaagaaatagtagaaaataaaaaagaaataatagaagaaaataaaaataatataatagaaaaaagccaaaataatataatagaaaataataataaaaaaaataaaaaagaaattatcaaatcaaatgaaaaaaatcatataataataaatataaacgattatgatatttttaaacACAATGATAAGTTATTCATTAATTTAACAGcacataaagaaaaagaagataataaacaaaatatggaaaaagaagcttttttaataattaataattctgcaattaataatgaaaataatgatatagaAGTAAACTCAACTAGCAACCActtagaaaatataaatactcAGAGAAATACGATCACTGATCATAGCAAAGAAAATGTTATAGgtgttttattaaatatgaataacaaaataaaaaaaaacaaaaatagaaatgaaactaaaaaaaaaattattacaaaTGTGCACAAAAAATcgagaaaaaatgaaaaaaattcattacatgaaaaactaaaaatagataatttAGGCAAAAGAAGCTCATTTCAAGAAACTTTAATGGAAGAAATTTCAATtcaagaaaattttataaaagaaagttcaataaatgaaaatttaatggaagataatttaattgaaaataatttagataaGGAGAATAATagtttaaatttaaataaaaaaaaatatattttagaaaatcATAAGAAAAACTATTATATAGAAAACTTCGAtaacaatataaataaatgtataaataGTGTAGATATAgaaacaaataataatagcgcaaaagataatttatgtatttataacAATAACTTACCCTATATGAAAAACAATGTAAAAGGTGatgatataaatgataataaaagtaaaatagaaaataatcaTATAAACAATGCTGAAAGtacaattaaaattaatgaagtaaataatactgaaaataatttaaatttaaacgactttaatttaaaaaatacaaatggTACATCTGTAAGAAAgattaattatgaaaaaaaaaacattaataataataatatattagtaAATCATGAGAACAGTAATTGTATCTTAAGTatgaaagaaataaaaaaaaaaagaacgatatcaaataaaatactaaaagaaaatgaaaagcaaaaaatagaatatggtattttatttagaagaaaaagaaacgTAAAAAGTACATATAGTACAAAAtttttagaagaaaaaaaaataatgaacatTAAGAAAAAgcacacaaaaaaaataagaaagatTAAAAAACCAACATAcattaattatgaaaaaaatatttgtaattttgtaggtaaaaaaaagatactATCAACTAgagaaaaacataaaaaaaaaatgacaaA
The sequence above is drawn from the Plasmodium relictum strain SGS1 genome assembly, chromosome: 14 genome and encodes:
- the RIO1 gene encoding serine/threonine protein kinase RIO1, putative, whose product is MYENYGYSNVISNDVKSSLIEGEKLSNKFRNRGLTRDKRATINSVLDNRTLIILKKLKDNLLNEIYGVISSGKEAYVFNSHKYLNNEEINSIKEIILKQIDEKEKCRESMKKIICKNKNSINEQDKNIEESERYENEKNEEDEEYEEYSEECEEYNEVSEENNEEREEYENCEIENYKNEEIEKYKNYIHNNLYKINDIYNNSEKIEANKLENIKLQSKPEETFDIINEMRKMSYKHKKDNLDIFDNRKVAISFATKIYNTSILVFKKRSQYIEGEFRFRNAYTKNTNPRKMVKQWSEKEFRNLRRILIYGLRCPYPLVLKSNVIVMSKLGTLDEASRKMKDLNLSTLKWKELYIECICILRLLFSNCKLVHADFSEYNLLYFYNHIYIIDVSQSMEHDHPYSLEFLKRDCLNITNFFKKYIGNIQNDESNGMQLNNTYINEHKKQYNIEIPISSYNNEISYDYSRNQALNEKSNERYDKYINLINSSSEDFYDNVQILPLKKLFDYIVSSSLPEDVLYFLENDKKKISLNPFEMIYLQIFGLLKNTTPIPKLNLKKIKKNRIYFEKLKRATCYYVTKFSSQKRFCQKNSDREQVEEQIFLNSWIPSYLNEIKDIRTIEKDLKLLKKGKSIANNFISNNYDKTDDFYKKNNYIENNYDNTHNCDSEINKNNLLRKIDLDEKNEELNSQRRQKLDIEKREIDEMEYEKKNEEENFTELNEKKLSISFEKNSDHDLSDSCKSSISSNYNSCSYSEQEQEKFKGIIPEGITRKEWSKLVKEQNREKRKHKIPKYQKKKKKKKSHLKKKK